From a single Lactococcus allomyrinae genomic region:
- the obgE gene encoding GTPase ObgE: MSLFLDTAKIEVKAGKGGDGAVAFRREKYVPDGGPAGGDGGKGGSVIFKVDEGMSTLMDFRYNRIFRAKAGEKGMNKGMHGHGAEDLIVRVPQGTTVKDNETGVVLADLIEKNQEFVVAKGGRGGRGNIRFATPRNPAPEVAENGEPGEDKILLLELRVLADVGLVGFPSVGKSTLLSVVSNARPKIGAYHFTTITPNIGMVQVGYGDSFVMADMPGLIEGAHSGAGLGIQFLRHIERTRVLLHVLDMSELEGRDPFEDYKTINDELESYNLRLMERPQIIVANKMDMPEAPERLAEFKEKLAADLKEDEQMPEIFEVSGLTKTGLQGLLARTSELLAETPEFLLYDEDEFANEVAYYGFEEEEQPFTVSRDDDGGWRLSGEKIEKLFVMTNFDHDESVMKFARQLRSMGVDETLRKMGARDGDYVRIRKFEFEFVD, encoded by the coding sequence ATGAGCTTATTTTTAGATACAGCTAAAATTGAGGTAAAAGCTGGGAAAGGTGGCGATGGCGCAGTTGCTTTTCGTCGTGAAAAATATGTCCCAGACGGTGGTCCTGCGGGAGGTGATGGCGGAAAAGGTGGGTCAGTTATTTTCAAAGTAGATGAAGGAATGTCTACCTTGATGGATTTCCGTTATAATCGTATTTTTCGTGCTAAAGCTGGCGAAAAAGGCATGAACAAAGGAATGCACGGACATGGCGCTGAAGATTTAATTGTGCGTGTTCCCCAAGGAACAACGGTCAAAGATAATGAAACAGGTGTCGTCCTTGCTGATTTGATTGAAAAAAACCAAGAGTTTGTCGTGGCTAAGGGTGGACGTGGCGGACGGGGAAATATCCGCTTCGCGACACCACGTAATCCTGCACCAGAAGTCGCTGAAAATGGTGAGCCTGGTGAGGATAAGATTTTGTTGTTGGAGCTTCGTGTGCTTGCGGATGTTGGTTTGGTCGGATTTCCATCTGTGGGAAAATCGACTTTACTTTCAGTCGTATCAAATGCTCGCCCTAAAATCGGAGCTTATCATTTTACGACAATTACGCCGAATATTGGGATGGTGCAAGTCGGCTATGGCGATAGCTTTGTTATGGCGGATATGCCTGGTTTGATTGAAGGTGCACACTCTGGTGCGGGTCTTGGAATTCAATTTTTGAGACATATTGAGCGGACGCGCGTGCTGCTTCATGTCTTAGATATGTCTGAGCTTGAAGGACGTGATCCTTTTGAAGATTATAAAACGATTAATGATGAGTTGGAATCTTATAATCTGCGTCTAATGGAACGTCCGCAAATCATTGTGGCAAATAAAATGGATATGCCTGAAGCTCCTGAACGTCTGGCAGAGTTTAAAGAAAAATTAGCAGCAGATTTGAAAGAGGACGAGCAAATGCCTGAAATCTTTGAAGTTTCTGGTCTGACAAAGACAGGACTGCAAGGTCTGTTGGCTCGCACGAGTGAACTCCTTGCTGAAACGCCTGAGTTCTTGCTTTACGATGAAGACGAATTTGCAAATGAGGTTGCGTATTACGGATTTGAGGAAGAAGAGCAGCCTTTCACTGTATCGCGTGATGATGATGGCGGCTGGCGGTTGTCTGGTGAGAAGATTGAAAAATTATTTGTCATGACAAACTTTGACCATGATGAATCTGTGATGAAGTTTGCGCGTCAGCTGCGTTCTATGGGTGTTGATGAAACCCTTCGGAAAATGGGTGCTCGTGATGGCGATTATGTAAGAATTCGTAAATTTGAGTTTGAATTTGTGGATTGA
- a CDS encoding histidine phosphatase family protein, which translates to MKKHIYIMRHGETLFNAQRRTQGWCDSPLSERGKADSIVARKFMKNFPVEFDAFYSSTSERASDTLEIVFPKKSYQRLKALKEMNFGAFEGQPTYLEVWDKTTFYEAFGGETRAALVDRVEKAFLEILSPPKNQNVFCVGHGAASWFFLEDKVKRTTAMSTEGFQNLDLMHLTFDPKTSEFEFCEIVHIL; encoded by the coding sequence ATGAAGAAACATATTTATATCATGAGACATGGGGAAACACTTTTTAATGCTCAGCGTAGAACACAAGGTTGGTGTGATTCACCATTATCTGAAAGAGGAAAAGCCGATAGCATCGTGGCTCGCAAATTCATGAAAAATTTTCCTGTCGAGTTCGATGCATTTTATAGTTCTACTTCTGAGCGGGCGAGTGATACCTTGGAAATCGTTTTTCCAAAAAAATCTTATCAACGATTGAAAGCGTTAAAAGAGATGAATTTTGGTGCTTTTGAAGGTCAGCCGACCTACCTTGAAGTATGGGATAAAACGACATTTTATGAGGCGTTCGGTGGTGAAACCAGGGCAGCGCTTGTTGACAGAGTGGAGAAAGCGTTCCTAGAAATTTTATCTCCACCTAAAAATCAAAATGTATTTTGTGTGGGTCATGGTGCAGCAAGTTGGTTTTTTCTTGAAGACAAGGTCAAGCGGACGACAGCTATGTCAACAGAAGGTTTTCAAAATCTCGATCTTATGCACTTGACATTTGATCCTAAGACAAGCGAATTTGAGTTTTGTGAAATTGTTCATATCCTATGA
- a CDS encoding LacI family DNA-binding transcriptional regulator, whose product MSISTVSYALNGSAKVSEPTRTRIKEIADRLGYAPKLAARTLKGNKTNIIGVYISSFQGEFYGELLDGMQHRLELLGYDMMVNSGNRTQKFLSEKLFDGAIILDNKFQDDDLNKVLTQGNKVVVLDREVSHENARTVLLDNASGSKEAVEYLVSQHQENYYIISGPRGNYDVETRLQAAIETFEKSGKSFKILEGDFTEQSGYEAAEKIIAEAKDKTVGVYSLNDDEAIGFYRYARRHHILLEPQFKIVGFDNNHSADFLYPILPSISYRKHLWGEQAAETLIDLIESKPSAKNQTIKTALSFRK is encoded by the coding sequence GTGTCGATCTCAACCGTGTCTTATGCCTTGAATGGTTCTGCCAAAGTTTCTGAACCTACGCGTACTAGAATCAAGGAGATTGCAGATCGATTGGGCTATGCTCCGAAATTAGCAGCGAGGACACTTAAAGGAAATAAAACAAATATTATAGGCGTATATATCTCAAGCTTTCAGGGTGAGTTTTATGGTGAATTACTTGATGGGATGCAGCATCGGTTAGAACTTCTGGGCTATGATATGATGGTCAACTCAGGAAATCGTACTCAAAAATTTCTATCTGAAAAATTGTTTGATGGCGCAATTATTCTGGATAATAAATTTCAAGATGATGATTTAAACAAAGTTTTAACTCAAGGCAATAAAGTCGTGGTACTTGACCGAGAAGTAAGCCATGAGAATGCACGAACCGTCTTACTTGATAATGCTTCAGGATCAAAAGAGGCAGTAGAGTATCTGGTCTCTCAACATCAAGAAAACTACTATATCATTTCTGGACCACGAGGAAATTACGACGTAGAAACACGCCTGCAAGCTGCAATTGAGACATTTGAAAAATCAGGTAAAAGCTTCAAAATCTTGGAGGGAGATTTCACAGAGCAATCTGGATATGAAGCGGCAGAAAAAATCATTGCAGAAGCAAAAGATAAAACAGTAGGAGTGTATTCGTTAAATGATGATGAAGCGATAGGATTTTACCGCTATGCACGTCGCCATCATATTTTATTAGAACCACAATTTAAAATAGTGGGTTTTGATAATAATCATTCAGCTGATTTTTTATATCCTATCTTGCCCTCTATCTCTTATCGAAAGCATTTATGGGGAGAACAAGCAGCGGAGACTTTGATTGATTTAATAGAGAGTAAGCCAAGTGCTAAAAATCAAACGATTAAGACAGCGCTTAGCTTTAGAAAATAA
- a CDS encoding glycoside hydrolase family 3 N-terminal domain-containing protein, translating into MKKENLDKLLEQMTIQEKIGQLTQLGGEFFQTDNQEITGPIYAENKISEAEVYTLGSVLGVYGVENIRKIQSDYLEKSRLKIPLLFMADVVHGARTIFPIPLGLATSFNPELARKTAEIAAKEATAAGLHVTFAPMVDLSRDPRWGRVMEGTGEDPFLNGVFAERFVRGFQGDFDEEHLAACVKHFAAYGAVEAGREYNVVDLPENKLRELYLPAYKAAIDAGVALVMTSFNTINGVPATGNKWLMKDILRDEWGFDGVVITDYGAVMEQVIWGTAKNAEEAAQKALSATVDIEMMTTAYLQTLEKLVKTDKKLSVLLDEAVRRVLELKNRLGLFEDPYRGATLEREKSQVFTEENKQVAYDAAVESIVLLKNDKKSLPLKKADKVSFLAPLLDSTDLLGSWSWKGDVTETESILSVLTEKECCPTKEADKLVIFVGEKSAQTGESKSYTNISLTQEAIDLVGQYADGKQEIILVVFAGRPLDLSTIADRVDSILYAYFPGTMGARAIVDLLYGTQNPSAKLTMSLPRSSGQIPIYYNQYMTGRPTLTENEEYVSRYQDCLSTPLYPFGHGLSYSDFEYFDPSVSTDENKIKVDISVKNRSTVDGKTTVLIFVRDLVATTARPLKELKAFEKIELNSGEAKRLHFEIDSEQLKFYNFTNDYVFEHGQFEVFIAKSSEDIIESKIVEF; encoded by the coding sequence TTGAAAAAAGAAAATTTAGATAAGCTTTTAGAACAGATGACAATCCAAGAAAAAATCGGGCAGTTGACACAGCTTGGTGGTGAATTTTTTCAGACAGATAATCAGGAAATTACAGGGCCAATTTACGCGGAAAACAAGATTAGTGAGGCTGAGGTTTACACGTTGGGCTCGGTTTTGGGCGTTTATGGTGTGGAAAATATCCGTAAAATTCAGAGTGATTATTTAGAAAAATCACGTTTGAAAATCCCACTTTTGTTTATGGCGGATGTCGTCCATGGGGCGCGCACGATTTTTCCGATTCCGTTGGGTCTCGCGACAAGTTTTAATCCCGAATTGGCGCGAAAAACGGCGGAAATTGCGGCGAAAGAAGCGACTGCTGCGGGCTTGCACGTGACTTTTGCGCCGATGGTTGATTTGTCGCGGGATCCGCGTTGGGGACGCGTCATGGAAGGAACGGGCGAGGATCCTTTTTTGAATGGTGTCTTTGCTGAACGTTTTGTCAGAGGATTTCAGGGCGATTTTGATGAGGAACATCTGGCGGCTTGCGTGAAACATTTTGCAGCCTATGGGGCGGTTGAAGCGGGTCGTGAGTACAATGTGGTTGATTTGCCTGAAAATAAACTGCGTGAGCTGTATCTGCCTGCTTACAAAGCTGCGATTGATGCGGGAGTTGCACTTGTCATGACGAGCTTTAATACAATCAACGGTGTCCCAGCGACTGGTAATAAATGGCTGATGAAGGACATTTTGCGTGATGAATGGGGCTTTGATGGCGTGGTCATTACGGACTATGGTGCAGTTATGGAGCAAGTAATTTGGGGAACGGCTAAAAATGCGGAAGAGGCCGCACAAAAAGCGCTGTCAGCAACGGTTGATATTGAAATGATGACAACAGCTTACTTACAGACACTAGAAAAATTGGTCAAAACTGACAAAAAGTTGTCAGTGTTACTTGATGAAGCGGTCAGACGAGTGTTAGAGTTAAAAAATCGCTTGGGACTTTTTGAAGACCCTTATCGCGGTGCAACGCTTGAGCGAGAAAAATCACAAGTCTTTACTGAAGAAAATAAACAAGTCGCTTATGATGCCGCGGTAGAGTCCATCGTTTTATTAAAAAATGATAAGAAAAGTCTGCCTTTGAAAAAAGCAGATAAAGTATCGTTTTTGGCCCCATTACTTGACAGTACTGATTTACTTGGCAGTTGGTCTTGGAAGGGAGACGTAACTGAGACGGAGAGCATTCTGTCAGTACTGACAGAAAAGGAGTGTTGTCCTACGAAAGAGGCTGATAAATTAGTTATTTTTGTAGGGGAGAAAAGTGCGCAGACAGGAGAATCAAAATCTTATACAAATATTAGCTTGACACAAGAAGCTATTGATTTAGTTGGTCAGTATGCTGATGGAAAACAGGAGATTATTTTAGTTGTCTTTGCAGGAAGGCCTCTGGATTTGTCAACGATTGCTGATAGAGTTGATAGCATTCTTTATGCTTATTTTCCAGGGACAATGGGAGCGCGTGCCATTGTTGATTTACTCTATGGCACGCAAAATCCATCTGCTAAACTGACGATGAGCTTGCCAAGAAGTAGTGGGCAAATTCCGATTTATTATAATCAATATATGACAGGTCGTCCGACTTTAACTGAAAATGAAGAGTATGTCTCACGTTATCAAGATTGCTTGTCAACGCCACTCTATCCTTTTGGTCATGGACTTTCTTATAGTGATTTTGAATATTTTGACCCATCTGTCAGTACTGATGAAAACAAAATCAAAGTTGACATCTCTGTCAAAAACAGGAGTACTGTAGATGGAAAAACAACAGTGCTCATCTTTGTTAGAGATTTAGTCGCGACCACCGCTCGTCCACTCAAAGAATTGAAAGCTTTTGAGAAAATTGAATTAAATTCAGGCGAAGCAAAACGACTTCATTTTGAGATTGACAGCGAACAATTAAAATTCTATAATTTTACTAATGATTATGTCTTTGAACATGGGCAATTTGAGGTTTTTATTGCCAAAAGTAGCGAGGATATTATTGAAAGTAAAATCGTTGAATTTTAA
- a CDS encoding carbohydrate ABC transporter permease, whose translation MIITKKQAKVYKIILGIFLLLAAVFTLLPIVWMLLSSVKSQTELMQFPPTILPKNITFENFVQLFTQMNFVQYLLNTLIVVFWSFFGMFLSAGAGYAFAKFNFKGRRFLFYLVLATMMIPGQVTMIPVYLLLNAIGLTNTMTGVVLPGLVGAFSIFLFRQFMSGISTEMLEAARLEGASEWTIFWRIIIPVSKPILAVQGILTFIAGWNSFLWPLIIANDQNKYTLSVGLQLLKGQYTANYGLQMAGSAFMVIPIIIVYMIFQKYFLEGFNVSGMK comes from the coding sequence ATGATTATTACTAAAAAACAAGCAAAGGTATATAAAATAATTCTAGGGATTTTCTTACTTTTGGCCGCGGTATTTACGTTACTTCCAATTGTTTGGATGTTGTTATCAAGTGTAAAATCTCAAACAGAGTTGATGCAATTTCCTCCTACTATTTTGCCTAAAAATATTACCTTTGAAAATTTTGTGCAACTTTTTACACAAATGAATTTTGTTCAATACTTGCTCAATACATTAATTGTCGTTTTTTGGTCATTCTTTGGAATGTTTTTATCTGCTGGTGCTGGCTATGCCTTTGCTAAATTTAATTTTAAGGGAAGAAGATTTCTATTTTATTTGGTTTTAGCAACGATGATGATTCCTGGTCAAGTTACGATGATTCCTGTATATTTGCTCCTCAATGCAATAGGGCTCACAAATACGATGACTGGGGTTGTCTTGCCGGGTTTAGTTGGAGCTTTTAGCATTTTTCTGTTTAGACAATTTATGTCAGGAATTTCAACAGAAATGCTTGAAGCTGCACGTCTTGAAGGAGCCAGTGAATGGACGATTTTCTGGAGAATCATTATTCCGGTATCTAAGCCTATCTTAGCGGTACAAGGAATTTTGACATTTATTGCTGGTTGGAATTCTTTCTTGTGGCCATTGATTATTGCCAACGATCAAAATAAATATACATTGTCTGTTGGTTTGCAGCTTTTGAAGGGTCAATATACGGCAAATTATGGCTTACAGATGGCTGGTTCAGCATTTATGGTTATTCCGATTATCATTGTGTATATGATTTTCCAAAAGTATTTCTTGGAAGGTTTTAATGTGTCGGGAATGAAATAG
- a CDS encoding carbohydrate ABC transporter permease, which produces MKNFLNKYFPYFFLSPALILLLLFSIFPIIVALLISFTDAGVTGLADWSQIHFIGVQNFKEIFSDPVFFQSIRNTLFYVIIGVPLVVVISMGLAIAINFGENRFFRAFRVVFYAPSVTNVVAVAVIWAFLYNPYGFFNFVLGIFHIPPIGWLQDTSIAKISLIVLALWRGVGTNMLIFLAAVSGIPKEYYEAASLDGATLRDQIFHITVPSLKFATFFVSVTSLIGWLQFFDEPFVMTNGGPLNSTMSISLFIYHNGFQLSRFGYAAAGSFVLFVAIIIVTLVMFRIQGKENQL; this is translated from the coding sequence ATGAAAAACTTTCTCAATAAATACTTTCCCTATTTCTTTCTCTCTCCAGCATTAATATTGTTACTCTTGTTTTCGATTTTTCCGATTATCGTTGCACTGCTTATTTCATTTACTGATGCTGGAGTAACAGGTTTGGCGGACTGGTCACAAATTCATTTTATTGGAGTACAAAATTTTAAAGAGATTTTTTCGGATCCAGTATTTTTCCAATCTATAAGGAATACTTTGTTCTACGTGATTATAGGGGTCCCTCTAGTTGTAGTCATTTCAATGGGGCTAGCTATTGCAATCAATTTTGGTGAAAATCGATTTTTTAGAGCATTTAGAGTTGTGTTTTATGCTCCGTCAGTAACCAATGTAGTTGCAGTGGCGGTCATTTGGGCTTTTCTTTATAATCCCTATGGTTTCTTTAATTTCGTTCTTGGGATTTTCCATATACCACCTATTGGATGGTTGCAAGATACTAGTATTGCTAAAATTTCATTGATTGTTTTAGCCTTATGGAGAGGGGTTGGAACAAATATGCTTATTTTTCTTGCTGCTGTCTCTGGTATTCCGAAAGAGTATTATGAAGCTGCTTCATTAGATGGGGCAACACTTCGCGACCAGATTTTCCATATTACAGTCCCAAGCTTAAAATTTGCAACATTCTTTGTGAGTGTAACATCATTAATTGGATGGCTACAATTTTTTGATGAGCCATTTGTCATGACGAATGGGGGACCTTTAAATTCCACAATGTCGATTTCTCTATTCATCTATCATAACGGTTTCCAGTTAAGCCGTTTTGGATATGCAGCAGCAGGTAGCTTTGTTCTTTTTGTTGCTATTATAATTGTCACTCTTGTAATGTTTCGGATTCAAGGAAAGGAAAATCAATTATGA
- a CDS encoding sugar ABC transporter substrate-binding protein produces MKLNKKIALGTFSALAILSLTACGTSSSANKSSNKEITVWAMGAEGENLPKVAADFTKETGIKVKVQNIPWANAHDKLLTAVASKQGPDVIQMGTTWMTEFKDAGALTDLSKYISKDKNLSDSNFYDANLATTKFDGKSYGIPWANDVRVLYYRTDIFKKAGINEAPKTWDDLTKDAKILSTRGKGEYGISIDPAEQSFAFMMANQAGSSLIKDGKAQFDQPEFVQGVSYINNFIQKGYAPKQPLSTDITQTFGGTDSKTPMFISGPWMVSALNAAGNDIPGNYATAVLPEGPDNNDSVVGGNNLTIASWSKAKDESAKFISFMSTPKEQLAWYKLVNDLPTNKTALQDKSIAGNALMKPFVDQLDHAKPMPMVPQYEQIAQSYLTFQQNIWLKNANVTEQMKQFQTKAQSLLDAKN; encoded by the coding sequence ATGAAACTCAATAAAAAAATTGCACTTGGTACATTTTCAGCATTAGCAATACTATCACTTACTGCATGTGGAACGTCTAGTTCTGCAAATAAGTCCTCAAATAAAGAAATCACAGTTTGGGCAATGGGAGCTGAGGGTGAAAACCTTCCTAAAGTAGCGGCTGATTTTACAAAAGAAACAGGAATTAAGGTTAAAGTTCAAAATATTCCTTGGGCAAACGCACATGATAAGCTTTTGACCGCAGTTGCTTCTAAACAAGGACCAGACGTAATTCAGATGGGAACAACATGGATGACTGAGTTTAAAGATGCAGGAGCTTTGACGGATTTATCTAAATACATCAGTAAGGATAAAAACTTATCAGACAGCAATTTCTATGATGCAAATTTGGCAACCACAAAGTTTGATGGTAAGTCTTATGGTATTCCTTGGGCAAATGACGTTCGTGTCCTTTATTATCGTACAGATATTTTTAAAAAAGCAGGAATTAATGAAGCACCAAAAACCTGGGATGATTTAACAAAAGATGCTAAAATTCTATCAACACGGGGTAAAGGGGAGTATGGGATTTCTATCGATCCAGCAGAACAAAGTTTTGCATTTATGATGGCTAATCAAGCGGGAAGTAGTTTGATTAAAGATGGAAAAGCTCAATTTGACCAACCTGAATTTGTACAAGGGGTCTCTTATATAAACAACTTTATTCAGAAAGGTTATGCTCCTAAACAGCCTTTGAGTACAGATATTACTCAAACTTTTGGAGGAACGGATTCTAAAACACCAATGTTTATCTCAGGACCTTGGATGGTAAGTGCATTAAATGCTGCAGGAAATGATATTCCTGGAAATTATGCAACAGCAGTGCTGCCAGAAGGTCCAGATAATAATGACTCGGTGGTAGGTGGCAATAATCTAACTATTGCTAGTTGGTCTAAAGCAAAAGATGAATCAGCTAAGTTCATTAGTTTTATGAGTACTCCAAAAGAACAGCTTGCTTGGTATAAACTAGTTAATGACCTTCCAACAAATAAGACTGCGCTTCAGGATAAATCCATTGCGGGAAATGCGTTGATGAAACCCTTTGTTGACCAATTGGATCACGCAAAACCAATGCCAATGGTGCCTCAATATGAACAAATTGCTCAAAGCTACTTAACCTTCCAACAAAATATTTGGTTAAAGAATGCAAATGTTACTGAACAAATGAAGCAGTTCCAGACAAAAGCTCAAAGTTTATTGGATGCAAAAAATTAA